The DNA window tggagaagaaataaacagaactGACCGCAGACTATGGGTCGATGTTTACAATCAAGGTTCGCTTAATCGACAAAAGAGAACAGGTAAGgttcgtttcatttcttcgttttcacaTATCCCGAATGCTGGTTTCATTGTTACTGACTACTTTAAATACTTCACCTGTTTTTGGATGCGAACACTTTGTactgttgtttgttttatctGTTTCTTCTTAACTGCTACTGAACCACAACTTCTAGCCACTGTCAGATGAGAACCTGACCACTGCTATCACAGAATATCCAGAAGGACATAGACCAAAACGCGATACACCTAACTGGGATTGGATACGAATTGAGACTGAATATGATCAATCATTCAACTTGTAAGTTTCAATTTTAATCACAACACAACTTCGAATATAAATTGTTCTTGGAGATTGAAGATAGAACGGAGTCTATACCTCGTCATTATAAAGTCTTAATTGAAGGCAGATACGTTTGGCATTTGAGGAGCTCAAGTAGTTGAAAGTAGAATGCACGATCTATTGTTGATACTCCTGTTATGCTTGCGAAGACTTTGATAAAGAAACCGACCAACACCTCTGGCCAGAAAATGGTTATCCATGTGCGCGTGTGTCAAGGTGCCTCACGATAAATGGAGTTTTAAATTCAGCAAAACAACGAGTGGTTAGGTGGATAACGTTTACCGAAATAAACCGTGGAGCACTGTGAAATCTGTCGCTATTCTCATCACATACAGAAAGCAAAAGGATCCACAAACTTTCCATATGATCTGACAAGGAGGGACAACATCATGCTATAACGCGTATAATAACGCgtttagtccgtgtgtgtgtgtgtgtgtgtgtgtgtatgtatgtatgtatgtatgtatgtatgtatgtatgtatgtatgtatgtatgtatgtatgtatgtatgtatgtatgtatgtatgtatgtatgtatgtatgtatgtatgtatgtatgtatgtatgtatgtatgtatgtatgtatatgtatgtatgtatgtatatgtatgtatgtatgtatgtatgtatgtatgtatgtatgtatgtatgtatgtatgtatgtatgtatgtatgtatgtatgtatgtatgtatgtatgtatgtatgtatgtatgtatgtatgtatgtatgtatgtatgtatgtatgtatgtatgtatgtatgtatgtatgtatgtatgtatgtatgtatgtatgtatgtatgtatgtatgtatgtatgtatgtatgtatgtatgtatgtatgtatgtatgtatgtatgtatgtatgtatgtatgtatgtatgtatgtatgtatgtatgtatgtatgtatgtatgtatgtatgtatgtatgtatgtatgtatgtatgtatgtatgtatgtatgtatgtatgtatgtatgtatgtatgtatgtatgtatgtatgtatgtatgtatgtatgtatgtatgtatgtatgtatgtatgtatgtatgtatgtatgtatgtatgtatgtatgtatgtatgtatgtatgtatgtatgtatgtatgtatgtatgtatgtatgtatgtatgtatgtatgtatgtatgtatgtatgtatgtatgtatgtatgtatgtatgtatgtatgtatgtatgtatgtatgtatgtatgtatgtatgtatgtatgtatgtatgtatgtatgtatgtatgtatgtatgtatgtatgtatgtatgtatgtatgtatgtatgtatgtatgtatgtatgtatgtatgtatgtatgtatgtatgtatgtatgtatgtatgtatgtatgtatgtatgtatgtatgtatgtatgtatgtatgtatgtatgtatgtatgtatgtatgtatgtatgtatgtat is part of the Necator americanus strain Aroian chromosome V, whole genome shotgun sequence genome and encodes:
- a CDS encoding hypothetical protein (NECATOR_CHRV.G20217.T1), whose amino-acid sequence is MLVSLLLTTLNTSPVFGCEHFPLSDENLTTAITEYPEGHRPKRDTPNWDWIRIETEYDQSFNLQIRLAFEELK